The nucleotide window CGTATTAATAAGATTTGGTATTGAATATCCTACAGTAATCGCCGAACTGTATATCACGGAGATAGCTAAAAAACTTAACAAGAGATAATAATATAGGAGGTGGTGTCAAATTCCATTCATAATAACAGATGATATTCGTCTATACTATGAAATAAGAGGGCATGGAAAGCCTATTGTGCTAATTCACCATTTAGCTGGTAGTTATAAGAGCTGGAAATTCGTTATTCCAAAGCTCTCATTAGATAACACCGTGGTTGCGTATGATCTGAGAGGGCATGGTAGATCTTCAACTCCTAATTCACCTTATAATATTGAAGATCATTCCAATGACTTGAGAAGGTTATTAGTTCAGCTAGGTATAGAAAAACCAGTGTTGATTGGACACTCAATAGGTTCTTTGATTGCAATAGATTATGCTTTGAAATATCCAATAGAGAAATTAGTGTTGATTGGAGCTCTATATAGAGCGCCATCATCAGAAGTTTATGAAAAGTATGTAAGAATTGCAGTGAATTTTGGAATGAGAGCATTAGCAGAATATAGAAGATTCCACAAAGAGTTTACTGAAACATTAGCCAGCAACTATCAAGCGTGGAACTCTCTTTTAGAAGTATATGAGGAAACTACGCCAATAGGTTATAAAAACGCAGTGGAAGGATTATTAAAAGCGAAAGATTATTCAGATGAACTTATGGGAATAAATGCTAAGACCCTTATAGTATATGGGACTTATGACGGATTAATAGTAAATCTAAACGTATTTAAGAACAACATGAAAAACGTAGAAATAAAAACTATAGATGGCTACGGTCACTTTCTTAATTTCGAGAACCCATTATTATTATCGGAGATCATAAAGAATTTCTTATGATTCCGTTTAATTTCTTTATAGCATCTAATAATTCGAACTTAACTTTCTCTATTTTCACTTTAATTTCCTCCTCTTGCTTACCACTTCCCGCTATTTGAATTTCTAGAATAGGATGCGACATCTCATAACTTTTTGGATGCGTTTTTATATAAATATCATACTTTTTCACGAGTTCCTTAACATATGGTGCTAAGGAAGATTCCATCACGTTCTCAACGTATATGAAATCCTCTAGATATTTCAAGTTAGACCTATTTCTTAGCATTTTGTTTATAAAATTCTCTAACACATTCTCCATTTCTCTGGGCACCCCCGGTGTCGCTAATATATCAATGTTATTATGATAAACATATATTCCAGGAGCTATTCCCTCATTATTTTCAACAGGTATAGCTCCATAAGGCATATAAGCCATTTTCTTTCTCTCTTCCGTAATAGGAATCTTTCTGGTCATATATTTTTCCAGAATCATATCAAAGGCTGTCTTATTTAACTCCAAATTAACTCCTAACGCTTTTGCTAAGCCTTCTGCTGTCTTGTCATCCCACGTAGGCCCAAGACCTCCAGAAGATACGATAACTCTTGGCTTTCTATCTATTGCTTCCCTAAAAGCCGATGCAATCTCATCTACCTCATCCATAACTGCAGTTATTCTTCTCACAGTGAATCCCAGTGATGTGAGTCTGCGACCGATATGCGAAGCATTCGTATTTACAGTTTTTCCACTTAATACCTCATTACCTATAGTTATGATTTCCGCGAACCAGTAATCCATAAAAATATTAACTATCGAAACCAATTAAAACTTGAGCCTTTATGTTTGAGAGATTTTTATCCACCGAAACTAAGTATTTACGTACCTCAGAAATAAGAGATCTACTAAAACTAACGGAAGGTAAGAATGTAATTAGCCTTGCGGGAGGTTTACCTGATCCTCAGACTTTTCCAGTAGAAGAAATTAAAAAAATAGCAGATGACATCTTATTGAATAGTGCTGATAAGGCATTACAATATACTGCAACTGCTGGTATATCTGAATTTAGAAGAGAATTGGTGAACTTATCTAGATTAAGGGGAATTAGTGGAATAGATGAAAGAAACGTCTTTGTTACAGTAGGAAGTCAAGAAGCACTTTTCATGATATTTAATATATTACTAGATCCGGGAGACAATGTAGTAGTCGAGGCGCCAACTTATTTAGCAGCTTTAAATGCCATGAGAACTAGAAAGCCAAATTTCATATCGATAACAGTAACGGAAATGGGCCCAGATCTAGATGAATTGGAGAGAAAAATAAAAGATGCCCATAGCAATGGGAAGAAGGTTAAACTGATGTATGTGATTCCAACAGCCCAGAATCCGGCGGGTACTACGATGAATACAGAGGATAGGAAAAGACTTTTAGAGATTGCATCGAAATATGATTTCTTAATTTTTGAGGATGATGCTTATGGGTTCTTAGTATTCGAGGGAGAAAGTCCACCACCAATTAAAGCCTTCGATAAAGAAGGAAGAGTAATTTATACTAGCACATTTAGTAAAATACTTGCACCCGGTTTAAGGTTAGGATGGGTAATTGCTCATGAAGATTTCATAAAGGAAATGGAACTATATAAACAAAATGTTGATTTGCATACACCTTCATTATCACAATATATTGCAATGGAGGCTATAAGGAGGGGTATAATTCAAAATAATTTACCTAAGATAAGGAGAGTGTATAAGGAAAAAAGAGATGTAATGCTAGAGGCTATTGAAACTTATTTCCCTAATGATGCCAGATGGACTAAACCAGTTGGTGGAATGTTTGTTTTTGCTTGGTTGCCACAAAAAATAGATACTACTAAGATGTTAGAAAAAGCCTTACAAAGGGGTGTAGCTTATGTACCAGGTTCTAGTTTCTATGCTGACTATAGTGGAAAGAATACTATGAGGATCAACTTTAGTTTTCCTAAGAAAGAAGAATTAATAGAGGGAATTAAGAGGCTAGGAGATACGATAAAGCATGAGCTCTCTACTTAAAAATCTCTTCAGCGTTTATTACTACACCAGCTTTCGGTGATGGAAAAGAAACTAAAAGATCATTGGAAAATGATACTAATTCATTAAATAACTTATCATTAATTTTTTTGTCTATAAATTCGAGAACACCATCAACCTCTTTAGGAGGAATAAAGACTGTTTTAGTAGATGAAACTACCGGCCATGTGTTCATTAGTTTAGGCATTACGATCTTAGTATTTGATTTAGAAATGTCATCTATAAAAGCTCTAATCCA belongs to Saccharolobus solfataricus and includes:
- a CDS encoding alpha/beta fold hydrolase translates to MPFIITDDIRLYYEIRGHGKPIVLIHHLAGSYKSWKFVIPKLSLDNTVVAYDLRGHGRSSTPNSPYNIEDHSNDLRRLLVQLGIEKPVLIGHSIGSLIAIDYALKYPIEKLVLIGALYRAPSSEVYEKYVRIAVNFGMRALAEYRRFHKEFTETLASNYQAWNSLLEVYEETTPIGYKNAVEGLLKAKDYSDELMGINAKTLIVYGTYDGLIVNLNVFKNNMKNVEIKTIDGYGHFLNFENPLLLSEIIKNFL
- a CDS encoding nicotinamide mononucleotide deamidase-related protein encodes the protein MDYWFAEIITIGNEVLSGKTVNTNASHIGRRLTSLGFTVRRITAVMDEVDEIASAFREAIDRKPRVIVSSGGLGPTWDDKTAEGLAKALGVNLELNKTAFDMILEKYMTRKIPITEERKKMAYMPYGAIPVENNEGIAPGIYVYHNNIDILATPGVPREMENVLENFINKMLRNRSNLKYLEDFIYVENVMESSLAPYVKELVKKYDIYIKTHPKSYEMSHPILEIQIAGSGKQEEEIKVKIEKVKFELLDAIKKLNGIIRNSL
- a CDS encoding PLP-dependent aminotransferase family protein; translated protein: MFERFLSTETKYLRTSEIRDLLKLTEGKNVISLAGGLPDPQTFPVEEIKKIADDILLNSADKALQYTATAGISEFRRELVNLSRLRGISGIDERNVFVTVGSQEALFMIFNILLDPGDNVVVEAPTYLAALNAMRTRKPNFISITVTEMGPDLDELERKIKDAHSNGKKVKLMYVIPTAQNPAGTTMNTEDRKRLLEIASKYDFLIFEDDAYGFLVFEGESPPPIKAFDKEGRVIYTSTFSKILAPGLRLGWVIAHEDFIKEMELYKQNVDLHTPSLSQYIAMEAIRRGIIQNNLPKIRRVYKEKRDVMLEAIETYFPNDARWTKPVGGMFVFAWLPQKIDTTKMLEKALQRGVAYVPGSSFYADYSGKNTMRINFSFPKKEELIEGIKRLGDTIKHELST